A part of Paraburkholderia largidicola genomic DNA contains:
- a CDS encoding DUF6723 family protein: MSSFIPSVPGKTEGDFEVSAGSKLAGYRRFFGVLRVVRKTDGRLLFPFDGAPDLGPYPTKEEALAAAQVYGEHIVEHDLARPEL; this comes from the coding sequence ATGAGCAGCTTCATTCCCAGTGTGCCCGGCAAGACAGAGGGCGATTTCGAAGTCAGCGCGGGCTCTAAGCTCGCGGGCTACCGGCGCTTTTTCGGCGTGCTGCGCGTGGTGCGCAAAACGGACGGGCGTCTGCTTTTTCCGTTCGACGGCGCGCCCGATCTCGGTCCCTATCCGACCAAAGAAGAAGCGCTCGCCGCAGCGCAGGTGTACGGCGAACACATCGTCGAACACGATCTCGCGCGACCCGAACTGTAA
- a CDS encoding DUF2442 domain-containing protein: MRADAVDVHFDSAHLFLDLSDGRAVEFPLNWFPTLAAATDAEREHFAISIDKQQLIWPELDEDMDVTALLLSLPESMRH; this comes from the coding sequence ATGCGTGCCGATGCCGTCGATGTGCATTTCGATAGTGCACACCTGTTTCTCGATCTATCCGACGGCCGCGCCGTCGAGTTTCCACTCAACTGGTTTCCCACGCTCGCTGCGGCAACGGATGCGGAGCGCGAACACTTCGCCATTTCGATCGACAAGCAGCAACTGATCTGGCCTGAACTCGACGAGGACATGGATGTGACCGCGCTGCTGCTGTCTCTGCCGGAGTCGATGCGCCACTAG
- a CDS encoding DUF2844 domain-containing protein, producing MKLRLQCLLAAAAFANCLSAYAALGSSPTYTATTTASSTQAVMRLSATSVPYTVSEATLADGTLVREYVGQSGAVFAVSWHGPHMPDLSSLLGSYFAGYLDTVNQQHAQQGSAFGPATVQRSDVVVQTGGHMGAFVGRAWLPTGLPAGVSSDDIQ from the coding sequence ATGAAGTTACGTTTGCAATGCCTGTTGGCAGCAGCCGCATTCGCCAACTGTCTTTCCGCTTACGCGGCGCTTGGCTCGTCTCCCACCTATACCGCGACAACGACTGCAAGCTCGACTCAGGCTGTCATGCGCCTGAGCGCGACGTCTGTGCCCTACACCGTGAGTGAAGCGACGCTCGCCGACGGCACGCTGGTTCGCGAGTACGTCGGTCAATCGGGCGCGGTCTTCGCCGTGTCCTGGCATGGCCCTCACATGCCGGATCTCAGCTCGCTGCTGGGCAGCTACTTTGCGGGCTACCTCGACACCGTCAATCAACAGCATGCGCAGCAGGGCAGCGCATTCGGTCCCGCGACGGTGCAGCGTTCGGATGTCGTAGTCCAGACGGGCGGCCATATGGGCGCGTTCGTCGGACGTGCGTGGTTGCCGACGGGTCTTCCCGCTGGCGTGAGCAGCGACGATATCCAATAA
- a CDS encoding DUF3443 domain-containing protein: protein MRALKWILAVSGMCVALAGCGGGGGSSNASTNSASGTSTPVTNTPVALSTAFADPTAVPVSSGSANTVPIVVSSFSIKRNFPMVSVKVCAPGTGAALNCSVIDNVLVDTESFGLRLFASVIPTLNSLPLQMQGAQNVAECESFGSGNTWGTVRTADVSLSSEVASNVPIQVIADPSLSATIPTGINGCLTGTNMTTPTDLGANGILGIGTSPNDCGASCQNGLVAGAYYVCTGSNCTPAQVNIVDQVTNPVTKFTTDNNGVIVEMAQVPDTGAATATGTLVFGIDTQSNNGLSGTNATILPTNIWGDMDAVFEGRTYSKGAFFDSGSSGLYFQSTTLSKASNGFYTPAAPTGLSAVFTAANSATATVKFNVSNSVTLINSGNYAFNNLGVALFNGIDIGMPFFYGRHMYYGISGQSPSSAGAGPYVAYVSS from the coding sequence ATGCGTGCATTGAAATGGATTCTTGCCGTCAGCGGCATGTGTGTGGCACTGGCTGGATGCGGCGGAGGCGGCGGTTCATCGAACGCGTCGACCAATAGCGCGTCCGGCACATCGACGCCCGTCACCAACACGCCCGTGGCGTTGAGTACCGCGTTCGCCGATCCGACCGCGGTGCCCGTGTCGTCGGGCTCGGCGAATACGGTGCCCATCGTGGTTTCGTCGTTCAGCATCAAGCGGAATTTCCCGATGGTGAGCGTGAAGGTCTGCGCGCCGGGCACGGGTGCCGCGTTGAACTGCTCGGTTATCGACAACGTGCTCGTCGACACCGAATCGTTCGGCCTGCGCCTGTTCGCGTCCGTCATTCCGACATTGAACAGTTTGCCGCTGCAGATGCAAGGCGCTCAGAACGTTGCGGAATGCGAGTCGTTCGGTTCGGGCAATACATGGGGCACGGTGCGTACGGCAGACGTGAGCCTGTCGAGCGAAGTCGCCTCGAACGTGCCGATCCAGGTGATCGCCGATCCGTCGCTGAGCGCGACCATTCCGACGGGCATTAACGGTTGCCTCACGGGCACCAACATGACGACGCCCACGGATCTCGGCGCGAACGGCATTCTCGGTATCGGCACGTCGCCGAACGATTGCGGCGCCTCGTGTCAGAACGGCCTCGTCGCGGGTGCGTACTACGTGTGCACGGGTTCGAATTGCACGCCGGCGCAGGTGAACATTGTTGATCAGGTGACCAATCCCGTGACGAAGTTCACGACCGACAACAACGGCGTGATCGTCGAGATGGCGCAAGTGCCCGATACAGGTGCTGCAACGGCAACGGGAACGCTGGTCTTCGGCATCGACACGCAATCGAACAATGGGCTGAGTGGCACCAACGCGACCATCCTGCCGACTAACATCTGGGGAGATATGGATGCGGTGTTCGAAGGACGCACGTACAGCAAGGGTGCATTCTTCGACTCCGGCTCGAGCGGTCTGTACTTCCAGAGCACGACGCTGAGCAAGGCATCGAACGGCTTCTATACGCCGGCGGCGCCGACGGGGCTGTCGGCGGTCTTCACGGCAGCCAATTCCGCGACGGCAACCGTCAAGTTCAATGTCAGCAATAGCGTCACGCTGATCAATTCCGGCAACTACGCGTTCAACAACCTCGGCGTCGCGCTGTTCAACGGGATCGACATCGGCATGCCGTTCTTCTACGGCCGCCATATGTACTACGGCATTTCGGGTCAGTCGCCGTCGTCGGCTGGCGCTGGGCCTTATGTCGCGTACGTGTCCAGTTGA
- a CDS encoding GntP family permease encodes MAFVIVLAALAFLMFAAYRGYSVILVAPIAALGAVLLVDPAAVAPVLSGIFMEKMVVFVKLYFPVFLLGAVFGKVIELSGFAASIVHSAIHYIGRSRANAVIVAVCALLTYGGVSLFVVVFAVYPFAAELYRQSNIPKRLMPGAIALGAFSFTMDSLPGTPQIQNIIPTTFFKTTAWAAPGLGIAGSLFIIVVGLSFLEWRRRSAMAKGEGYGTSLLNEPEQVATDRLPHPLLAIAPLILVGVANFVLTRMIPEWYGATYTVSPDVLPGNHGPAVTATIKSLVAIWSVEGALLLGILLVVITAFGSVKERFASGTKAAVGGALLASLNTASEYGFGGVIAALPGFIVVSDALKSIPNPLVNAAVSVSSLAGITGSASGGMSIALAAMSDLFIKGAEAAHIPMEVLHRVVAMASGGMDTLPHNGAVITLLAVTGLTHRESYRDIFAVTIIKTLAVFFVIGLYYTTGLV; translated from the coding sequence TTGGCTTTTGTCATCGTCCTCGCCGCCCTGGCGTTCCTGATGTTCGCCGCCTATCGCGGCTACAGCGTGATTCTCGTCGCGCCGATCGCCGCGCTCGGCGCGGTCCTGCTGGTCGATCCCGCCGCCGTCGCGCCCGTGCTCTCGGGCATCTTCATGGAGAAGATGGTCGTCTTCGTGAAGCTGTACTTCCCTGTGTTCCTGCTCGGCGCCGTGTTCGGCAAGGTCATCGAACTGTCGGGCTTCGCGGCGTCGATCGTGCACTCGGCGATCCATTACATCGGCCGCTCGCGGGCGAATGCGGTGATTGTCGCCGTGTGCGCGCTGCTGACGTACGGCGGCGTCTCGCTGTTCGTCGTCGTGTTCGCGGTGTATCCGTTCGCCGCGGAACTGTATCGCCAGAGCAATATTCCGAAGCGTCTGATGCCGGGCGCGATCGCGCTCGGCGCGTTCTCGTTCACGATGGATTCGCTGCCGGGCACGCCGCAGATCCAGAACATCATCCCGACGACGTTCTTCAAGACGACGGCCTGGGCCGCGCCCGGCCTCGGTATCGCCGGTTCGCTGTTCATCATCGTGGTGGGCCTGTCGTTCCTCGAATGGCGCCGCCGCTCGGCGATGGCGAAGGGCGAAGGCTACGGCACGTCGCTGCTGAACGAGCCGGAACAGGTCGCGACCGACCGCCTGCCGCATCCGCTGCTGGCAATTGCGCCGCTGATCCTGGTCGGCGTCGCGAACTTCGTGCTCACGCGCATGATCCCCGAATGGTATGGCGCGACCTACACGGTTTCGCCCGACGTGCTGCCCGGTAATCACGGCCCGGCCGTGACGGCGACGATCAAGTCGCTGGTCGCTATCTGGTCGGTGGAAGGCGCGTTGCTGCTCGGCATTCTGCTCGTCGTCATCACGGCGTTCGGCAGCGTGAAGGAGCGGTTCGCTTCGGGTACGAAGGCAGCGGTCGGCGGTGCGTTGCTCGCCTCGCTCAACACTGCGTCGGAGTATGGCTTTGGCGGTGTGATCGCAGCACTGCCGGGCTTCATCGTGGTCAGCGACGCGCTCAAGAGCATTCCGAATCCGCTCGTGAATGCGGCCGTTTCGGTGAGCTCGCTGGCGGGTATCACGGGCTCGGCATCGGGCGGCATGAGCATCGCGCTGGCAGCGATGTCGGATCTGTTCATCAAGGGCGCAGAGGCCGCGCATATTCCGATGGAAGTGTTGCATCGCGTGGTCGCGATGGCGAGCGGCGGCATGGATACGCTGCCACACAACGGCGCGGTGATTACGCTGCTGGCCGTGACGGGCCTCACGCACCGCGAGTCGTATCGCGACATCTTCGCCGTGACGATCATCAAGACGCTGGCAGTGTTCTTCGTGATCGGGCTTTACTACACGACGGGGCTGGTTTAA
- a CDS encoding sigma-54 interaction domain-containing protein, producing the protein MMNDWSGLPATYSEVLRRAMDSLFRTFENFSEGTFIVDADARVVWINKRYAARFGFADPQQAIGRDCEAVIPNSLMREVVTTGKPILLDILETDREPLVVTRLPLKDDAGKTVGAVGFALFDEMKALTPLFSHYSRVQQELIATRQSLAQARRAKYTFASFVGTSAASLEVKRQARRASQVESPVLLLGETGTGKELLAHAIHGASARSTKPLVTVNVAAIPDTLLEVEFFGAAAGAYTGADRKGRVGKFELADGGTLFLDEIGDMPLPLQGKLLRVLQDREFEPLGSNRIVRADVRIIAATSADLPALVAAGRFRPDLFYRLNVLTIHAPPLRERQTDIEALAYTILEDLSTQVRGGHFELQDDALRLLCAYGWPGNVRELHNTLERAVMLSDSERIDARALAPFIGPVRGQVAFDAPASVQTSAARVSDAAQPQQWADAMAAFEKRFIDEALRACEGRVTEAAARIGMGRATLYKKIAAYGIEV; encoded by the coding sequence ATGATGAACGACTGGTCGGGCTTGCCCGCGACCTACAGCGAAGTTCTGCGCCGTGCGATGGACTCGCTCTTCCGCACGTTCGAGAACTTCAGCGAAGGCACCTTTATCGTAGATGCCGATGCGCGTGTCGTGTGGATCAATAAACGTTACGCGGCGCGCTTTGGTTTTGCCGATCCGCAGCAGGCCATCGGCCGCGACTGCGAAGCCGTGATCCCGAATAGCCTGATGCGCGAAGTCGTGACGACCGGCAAGCCGATCCTGCTCGACATTCTCGAGACCGACCGCGAGCCGCTCGTCGTCACGCGCCTGCCGTTGAAGGACGACGCCGGCAAGACGGTTGGCGCCGTCGGTTTTGCGCTCTTCGACGAGATGAAGGCGCTCACGCCGCTCTTCTCGCACTACTCGCGCGTGCAACAGGAACTGATCGCGACGCGCCAGTCGCTCGCGCAGGCGCGCCGCGCGAAGTACACGTTCGCGAGCTTCGTCGGCACGAGCGCGGCCAGTCTCGAAGTGAAGCGCCAGGCGCGGCGCGCGTCGCAAGTCGAATCGCCCGTGCTGCTGCTCGGCGAAACGGGCACCGGCAAGGAACTGCTCGCGCATGCGATCCACGGCGCGTCCGCGCGCTCGACCAAACCGCTCGTCACCGTCAACGTCGCCGCGATTCCCGATACGCTGCTCGAAGTCGAGTTCTTCGGCGCGGCGGCGGGCGCGTACACGGGCGCGGACCGCAAGGGACGCGTCGGCAAATTCGAACTCGCAGATGGCGGCACGCTGTTTCTCGATGAGATCGGCGATATGCCTTTGCCGCTGCAAGGCAAGCTGTTGCGCGTGCTACAGGACCGCGAGTTCGAGCCGCTCGGGTCGAACCGGATCGTGCGCGCCGACGTGCGGATCATCGCGGCGACCTCGGCTGATCTCCCCGCGCTCGTCGCCGCGGGGCGCTTCCGGCCGGACCTGTTCTATCGCCTGAACGTGCTGACCATTCATGCGCCGCCGCTGCGTGAGCGGCAAACGGATATCGAGGCGCTCGCCTATACGATCCTCGAAGATCTGTCGACACAGGTGCGCGGCGGTCACTTCGAATTGCAGGACGACGCGCTGCGGCTGTTGTGTGCGTACGGCTGGCCAGGCAATGTGCGCGAGCTGCACAACACGCTGGAGCGCGCGGTGATGCTGTCGGACAGCGAACGTATCGATGCGCGCGCGCTTGCGCCGTTCATCGGGCCCGTGCGCGGGCAGGTTGCGTTCGATGCGCCCGCATCCGTGCAGACATCGGCTGCCAGGGTATCGGACGCAGCGCAGCCGCAACAGTGGGCGGACGCGATGGCCGCGTTCGAAAAGCGCTTCATCGACGAAGCGTTGCGCGCGTGCGAAGGACGCGTCACGGAAGCGGCCGCACGCATCGGCATGGGACGCGCGACGCTGTACAAGAAGATCGCTGCGTACGGCATCGAAGTGTGA
- a CDS encoding BON domain-containing protein, with the protein MTRWIVWIMLMIASAAFNGLNAQEASSAAAPGERRNWYNDPFFTLSHAIADCPVPLGPMMTHAQMEDDAHYRVERGTTCWLAHKCTKPNSYMYDADIASAIHARFTNPHAFDGTSVWITVQRRFVYAEGCAPASFDRHALQQQLEAIPDVEQVFMRLGASTQGPMPYKTLAEPDRQPITEPLTEPITEPKSPPQ; encoded by the coding sequence ATGACACGCTGGATCGTTTGGATCATGCTGATGATCGCGAGCGCCGCCTTCAATGGGTTGAATGCGCAGGAGGCGTCATCGGCGGCGGCGCCGGGCGAGCGGCGCAACTGGTACAACGATCCGTTCTTCACGCTTTCGCACGCGATCGCCGATTGCCCCGTGCCGCTCGGCCCGATGATGACGCACGCGCAGATGGAGGACGACGCGCACTATCGCGTGGAGCGAGGCACGACCTGCTGGCTCGCGCACAAATGCACGAAGCCGAACTCCTACATGTACGACGCGGATATCGCCAGCGCGATCCACGCGCGCTTCACGAACCCGCATGCATTCGACGGCACGAGCGTGTGGATCACGGTGCAGCGCCGCTTCGTCTATGCGGAAGGCTGCGCGCCCGCATCGTTCGACAGGCACGCGTTGCAGCAGCAGCTCGAAGCGATCCCCGACGTCGAGCAGGTGTTCATGCGGCTCGGCGCGAGCACGCAAGGACCGATGCCCTACAAGACGCTTGCGGAACCCGACAGACAGCCGATAACGGAGCCGCTAACCGAACCGATAACGGAGCCGAAGTCACCGCCGCAATAA
- a CDS encoding H-NS family nucleoid-associated regulatory protein has product MATYRQLTAQLEKLQKEMEQAREQEVTQAIADIKQKIAEFGITAEELGFSSKVRAARKAALPPKYRNPKTGETWSGRGRAPGWLAGKNRDKFLIDE; this is encoded by the coding sequence ATGGCCACATACAGACAGCTGACCGCCCAACTCGAAAAGCTTCAGAAGGAGATGGAACAGGCACGTGAACAGGAAGTGACTCAGGCGATCGCTGACATCAAACAGAAGATCGCCGAATTTGGCATCACCGCTGAGGAGCTTGGCTTCTCGAGCAAGGTGCGCGCGGCGCGTAAAGCCGCGCTGCCGCCGAAGTACCGCAACCCCAAGACAGGCGAAACCTGGAGCGGCCGTGGCCGGGCGCCGGGTTGGCTCGCGGGCAAGAATCGCGACAAGTTTCTCATCGACGAATGA
- the fae gene encoding formaldehyde-activating enzyme, whose protein sequence is MSTTEKQLYIGEGFEGPGVNLAHINVLVGPRNGPAGQAFATALSTPSAGHAPFVVIARPGVPTKPLTLYVNKAQIEGDFHGNATWGASQAGIAKAVAESLENGTLPPEAENDWVVVSANWVNPKTDDLDAVFENNYRACKNAILAAMKGLPHKDEVFAAAREVSNPFYTPKQR, encoded by the coding sequence ATGAGCACCACGGAAAAGCAACTGTATATCGGCGAAGGATTCGAAGGCCCGGGCGTGAACCTCGCGCACATCAACGTGCTGGTCGGCCCGCGCAACGGCCCTGCTGGCCAGGCGTTCGCCACCGCGCTGTCGACGCCGTCCGCCGGTCACGCGCCGTTCGTCGTGATCGCGCGTCCCGGTGTGCCGACCAAGCCGCTGACGCTGTACGTCAACAAGGCGCAGATCGAAGGCGACTTCCATGGCAACGCGACGTGGGGCGCATCGCAGGCGGGCATCGCAAAGGCGGTCGCCGAGTCGCTGGAGAACGGCACGCTGCCGCCCGAAGCGGAAAACGACTGGGTCGTCGTGTCGGCGAACTGGGTCAACCCGAAGACCGATGATCTCGACGCCGTGTTCGAGAACAACTACCGCGCGTGCAAGAACGCGATTCTCGCGGCGATGAAGGGCCTGCCGCATAAGGACGAAGTGTTCGCCGCGGCGCGTGAAGTGTCGAACCCGTTCTACACGCCGAAGCAGCGTTAA
- a CDS encoding aldo/keto reductase, with protein MEYIRLGQSGLKVSRLCLGTMNMGTPQWKPWIFDEAQSEPIVRHALEAGVNFIDLADFYSTGVGEEVVGRILKRLARREEIVVTTKVGYDMGAYQNAGGHSRKHIMDGIDGSLSRLGMDYVDIYMLHYFDVNTPVEETMGALNDIVRAGKARYIGVSTMYTWQFAKIMQACERNGWHKPINMQLQLNLAYREEEREMIPYCQDQGVGVSVFSPLARGLLTSDAQSTRNQTDFFTAQMYGDAASREIAASVARVAAKRGVSAAQIAQAWVLQREGIASMLVGADTPAQFDSALAALGTKLEAEELHELERNYTPCDLINDYTAGKRIAREARAAQGAFADVASNLDKAA; from the coding sequence ATGGAATACATCCGCCTCGGCCAGTCGGGCCTGAAGGTTTCGCGTCTGTGCCTCGGCACGATGAACATGGGCACCCCGCAATGGAAGCCGTGGATTTTCGATGAAGCGCAAAGCGAGCCGATCGTCCGCCATGCGCTCGAAGCCGGCGTCAACTTCATCGACCTCGCCGACTTCTACTCGACGGGCGTCGGCGAAGAAGTGGTCGGCCGCATCCTGAAGCGCCTCGCGCGCCGCGAAGAGATCGTCGTGACGACCAAGGTCGGCTACGACATGGGCGCGTATCAGAACGCGGGCGGCCATTCGCGCAAGCACATCATGGACGGCATCGACGGCTCGCTGTCGCGCCTGGGCATGGATTACGTCGATATCTACATGCTGCATTACTTCGACGTGAACACGCCCGTCGAAGAAACGATGGGCGCGCTCAACGACATCGTGCGTGCAGGCAAGGCGCGCTACATCGGCGTATCGACGATGTACACGTGGCAGTTCGCGAAGATCATGCAGGCGTGCGAGCGCAACGGCTGGCACAAGCCGATCAACATGCAGCTGCAGCTGAACCTCGCGTATCGCGAGGAAGAGCGCGAAATGATTCCGTATTGCCAGGATCAGGGCGTGGGCGTCTCGGTGTTCAGCCCGCTCGCGCGCGGTCTTCTGACGAGCGATGCGCAATCGACGCGTAATCAGACCGACTTCTTCACCGCACAAATGTATGGCGACGCGGCGTCGCGCGAGATCGCGGCATCCGTGGCGCGGGTGGCGGCGAAGCGTGGTGTATCCGCTGCGCAGATCGCGCAGGCGTGGGTGCTGCAACGCGAAGGCATCGCCAGCATGCTGGTCGGCGCGGACACGCCGGCGCAGTTCGACAGCGCGCTGGCCGCGCTGGGCACGAAGCTCGAAGCGGAAGAACTGCATGAGCTGGAGCGCAACTACACGCCGTGCGATCTGATCAACGACTACACCGCGGGCAAGCGCATCGCGCGCGAAGCGCGTGCCGCACAAGGCGCGTTCGCCGACGTCGCAAGCAACCTGGATAAAGCAGCATGA
- a CDS encoding NAD-dependent succinate-semialdehyde dehydrogenase — translation MSEFLRTGHYINGEWYESANTYPVRNPATGEVIANVAKGGAQETAQAIDAAERAFPAWRALTAKERGARVKRWGELMLEHRDALAELLTREQGKPLAEAKGEVGYAASFFEWFAEEAKRSYGDVIPSPKPDSKIIVTREPVGVVAAITPWNFPLAMITRKAGPALAAGCTMVLKPSEETPLSAFALAVLAERAGIPAGVFNIVSGDAVAIGGTLTESPVVRKLSFTGSTRVGKLLAKQSADTLKKLSLELGGNAPFIVFDDADIEAAVQGAMASKFRNTGQTCVCVNRFYVQDGIYDAFTQALTEAVKKMRVGDALTGEVEQGPLINEAALMKVEAHVADAFQHGAKALTGGKRHALGGTFYEPTVLVDAKQPMLIAEEETFGPVAACFRFKTEDEAVKAANDTPFGLSAYFYTRDLGRAWRVAEALESGMVGINEGIISTEVAPFGGVKQSGLGREGSKYGMDEYVELKYMMMGGLGR, via the coding sequence ATGAGTGAATTTCTCCGCACGGGCCACTACATCAACGGCGAGTGGTACGAAAGCGCGAATACGTATCCCGTTCGCAATCCGGCGACAGGCGAGGTGATCGCCAACGTCGCGAAGGGCGGCGCGCAGGAAACGGCGCAAGCCATCGACGCCGCCGAGCGTGCATTCCCCGCCTGGCGCGCGTTGACCGCGAAGGAACGCGGCGCACGCGTGAAGCGTTGGGGCGAGCTGATGCTGGAACATCGCGATGCGCTCGCTGAACTCCTGACGCGCGAACAAGGCAAGCCGCTCGCCGAAGCGAAGGGCGAAGTCGGATACGCGGCGAGCTTCTTCGAATGGTTCGCCGAAGAAGCGAAGCGCAGCTACGGCGACGTGATTCCGAGCCCGAAGCCCGATTCGAAGATCATCGTCACGCGTGAGCCGGTTGGCGTGGTCGCGGCGATCACGCCGTGGAATTTCCCGCTCGCGATGATCACGCGCAAGGCCGGTCCCGCGCTCGCCGCCGGTTGCACGATGGTGCTGAAGCCCTCCGAAGAAACGCCGCTGTCCGCGTTCGCGCTGGCCGTGCTCGCCGAGCGCGCGGGCATTCCGGCGGGCGTGTTCAACATCGTCTCGGGCGATGCCGTGGCGATCGGCGGCACGCTGACGGAGTCGCCCGTCGTGCGCAAGCTGTCGTTCACGGGCTCGACGCGTGTCGGCAAGCTGCTCGCGAAGCAGTCGGCGGATACGCTGAAGAAGCTGTCGCTGGAACTGGGCGGCAACGCGCCGTTCATCGTGTTCGACGATGCCGATATCGAGGCCGCCGTGCAGGGTGCGATGGCGTCGAAGTTCCGCAACACCGGGCAAACCTGTGTGTGCGTGAATCGCTTCTATGTGCAGGACGGCATCTACGACGCGTTCACGCAGGCGCTGACGGAAGCCGTGAAGAAGATGCGCGTCGGCGATGCGCTGACGGGCGAGGTCGAGCAAGGTCCGCTGATCAACGAAGCCGCGTTGATGAAGGTCGAGGCGCATGTCGCCGACGCGTTCCAGCATGGCGCCAAGGCGCTGACGGGCGGCAAGCGTCACGCGCTGGGCGGCACGTTCTACGAGCCGACGGTGCTGGTCGACGCAAAGCAACCGATGCTGATCGCCGAAGAAGAAACCTTCGGCCCGGTCGCCGCGTGCTTCCGCTTCAAGACGGAAGACGAAGCGGTCAAGGCTGCGAACGACACGCCGTTCGGTCTGTCCGCGTACTTCTACACGCGCGATCTGGGGCGCGCATGGCGGGTCGCGGAAGCGCTGGAAAGCGGCATGGTCGGCATCAACGAAGGCATCATTTCGACGGAAGTCGCGCCATTCGGCGGCGTCAAGCAGTCGGGCCTCGGGCGTGAAGGCTCGAAGTACGGCATGGATGAATACGTCGAACTGAAGTACATGATGATGGGCGGTCTGGGCCGCTAG
- a CDS encoding MFS transporter encodes MSDQDLLARPSGPASPSPRVSAPAQSKPSQHTNRNTVSLDDVPLNGFHIKIAGLTFGAHFTEGFALGTIGYALASLNKQMPLDAFWQGMIGSSALMGIFVGSLVFGWLSDRMGRQRIFLLSFLIITLAAFAQFYVSSPAMLCALRVLIGFGMGGDFAVGHAILAEFSPRKHRGTLLGSFSVIWTIGYVIANVLGLCYADASPDAWRWLLASAGVPALVVLVMRIGTPESPRWLHGKGRVAEAQAIVLKYFGANVTIDGAHDDHAHGAQGGFARLFKRDLIRRTIFNCAFFVCLVIPYFAIYTFLPSILKAIHLDNGSGADFLLNGFLVVGALLGIWLTIVLSRRAFLIGSFAVTCLSLLALSVLPESAALWMIVAFAVFTLTMSAFSNLVGVFPPECFPTEVRACGVGLAIACSRLGSAVGTFLLPLGIAQLGFHSTMLALSGVLLVGMIVSIAWAPETKHLTLNQASGA; translated from the coding sequence TTGAGCGATCAAGACCTGCTTGCGCGGCCGTCCGGCCCCGCATCCCCGTCCCCGCGCGTTTCAGCGCCGGCCCAATCTAAACCCTCGCAACACACGAATCGCAACACCGTCTCGCTCGACGATGTGCCGCTAAACGGCTTCCATATCAAGATCGCCGGGTTGACCTTCGGCGCGCACTTCACGGAAGGCTTCGCGCTCGGCACGATCGGCTACGCGCTCGCGTCGCTCAACAAGCAGATGCCGCTCGATGCGTTCTGGCAAGGCATGATCGGCAGCTCCGCGCTGATGGGGATTTTCGTCGGCAGCCTGGTGTTCGGCTGGCTGTCGGACCGCATGGGCCGCCAGCGCATTTTCCTGCTGAGCTTTTTGATCATCACGCTTGCGGCTTTCGCGCAGTTCTATGTGTCGTCGCCTGCGATGCTGTGCGCGCTACGCGTGCTGATTGGCTTCGGCATGGGCGGCGACTTCGCCGTCGGTCACGCGATACTCGCGGAGTTCTCGCCGCGCAAACATCGCGGCACGCTGCTCGGCTCGTTCAGCGTGATCTGGACGATCGGCTACGTGATCGCGAACGTGCTCGGCCTGTGTTATGCGGATGCGTCGCCCGATGCGTGGCGCTGGCTGCTCGCATCGGCGGGCGTGCCCGCGCTTGTGGTGCTGGTCATGCGCATCGGCACGCCGGAATCGCCGCGCTGGCTGCACGGCAAGGGACGCGTCGCGGAAGCGCAGGCCATCGTGCTGAAGTACTTCGGCGCGAACGTGACGATCGACGGCGCGCACGACGATCACGCGCACGGTGCGCAAGGCGGTTTTGCGCGTCTTTTCAAACGCGACCTGATCCGCCGCACGATCTTCAATTGCGCGTTCTTCGTGTGCCTCGTGATTCCGTACTTCGCGATCTACACGTTCCTGCCGTCGATCCTCAAGGCGATTCATCTCGACAACGGCTCCGGCGCGGATTTCCTGCTCAACGGCTTTCTCGTGGTCGGCGCATTGCTCGGCATCTGGCTGACGATCGTGCTGTCGCGCCGCGCGTTCCTGATCGGCTCGTTCGCGGTGACGTGCCTGTCGCTGCTCGCGCTGAGCGTGCTGCCGGAATCGGCGGCGCTGTGGATGATCGTCGCGTTCGCCGTGTTCACGCTGACGATGTCCGCGTTCTCGAATCTGGTCGGCGTGTTTCCGCCCGAGTGCTTCCCGACGGAAGTGCGCGCCTGCGGCGTCGGACTCGCGATTGCGTGCAGCCGGCTGGGTTCCGCCGTCGGCACGTTCCTGCTGCCGCTCGGCATCGCGCAACTCGGCTTTCATTCGACGATGCTCGCGCTGTCCGGCGTGCTGCTGGTCGGCATGATTGTTTCGATTGCATGGGCGCCGGAGACGAAGCATCTGACGTTGAACCAGGCGAGCGGGGCGTAG